A stretch of the Comamonas testosteroni TK102 genome encodes the following:
- a CDS encoding YqaJ viral recombinase family protein — protein sequence MSLHLVSPSGPAAPAVRSTSAPSRTPRKRAALRLVSTKDLEREDWLEVRRTGIGSSDAAAAIGLNPYQSQLELWMQKTGKGDLLPAVDPTDDTSPMFWGTLLEPIVAAHYTKRTGNKVRRVNAVLQHPEHPWMLANVDREVIGVPDVQLLECKTAGIHGARLWRDGVPEYVQVQVMHQLAVTDKQAADVVVLVGGQELRIFRIERDEALIARLIALEKAFWDMVQSGTAPAGDGSDSAEQALRCLYPSDAGEQVDLSEYQELNTTFEELLQARSDLDAAQKHEARLRQCIQMHMGEASKALFSCGGSVTWKRSKDGQAFNSSQFVQEHPTLAQRYLSPRAGSRRFCVYEPEAEA from the coding sequence ATGTCTTTGCACTTGGTGAGCCCTTCGGGGCCTGCTGCGCCTGCAGTGCGCTCTACCTCTGCCCCATCCCGTACTCCCCGCAAGAGAGCCGCCCTGCGCCTGGTGTCCACCAAGGACCTGGAGCGCGAGGACTGGCTGGAAGTGCGCCGTACCGGCATCGGCAGCTCGGATGCGGCAGCAGCCATCGGCCTCAATCCCTACCAGTCCCAGTTGGAGCTGTGGATGCAAAAGACCGGCAAGGGCGATCTGTTGCCGGCTGTCGACCCCACGGACGACACCAGCCCCATGTTCTGGGGCACCTTGCTGGAGCCCATCGTGGCGGCCCATTACACCAAACGCACGGGCAACAAGGTGCGGCGTGTGAATGCGGTGCTGCAGCATCCCGAACACCCTTGGATGCTGGCCAATGTGGACCGGGAAGTGATCGGAGTTCCCGATGTGCAGTTGCTCGAATGCAAGACGGCCGGCATCCATGGCGCCCGCCTGTGGCGCGATGGCGTGCCCGAGTATGTGCAGGTTCAGGTGATGCACCAGTTGGCTGTGACGGATAAGCAGGCCGCCGATGTGGTGGTGCTGGTGGGCGGGCAGGAATTGCGCATCTTTCGCATCGAGCGGGATGAAGCACTGATAGCTCGGCTGATTGCCCTGGAGAAAGCCTTCTGGGACATGGTCCAAAGCGGTACCGCGCCGGCCGGTGACGGCTCGGACAGTGCCGAGCAGGCTTTGCGCTGTCTCTATCCCAGCGATGCCGGCGAGCAGGTGGACCTGAGTGAGTATCAGGAACTCAACACCACCTTCGAGGAGTTGCTACAGGCCCGTTCCGATCTCGATGCCGCGCAGAAACACGAAGCCCGTCTGCGCCAATGCATCCAGATGCACATGGGCGAAGCCAGCAAAGCCCTGTTTTCCTGCGGCGGCTCCGTGACCTGGAAGCGCAGCAAGGACGGCCAGGCCTTCAACAGCAGCCAATTCGTGCAAGAGCATCCCACGCTGGCCCAGCGCTATCTGAGTCCACGGGCAGGTTCACGGCGATTCTGTGTCTATGAGCCGGAAGCCGAGGCCTAG
- a CDS encoding membrane protein, with the protein MPFSPLPPNCPLCHSPRVVSRNWARKTAGAIGCAAGATGGFVGALRGAQIGIASGLMTGPAGSTLGGIAGAVLGGLAGTAIGCEVGTSVGKTIDTRMLDNFKCLECRHVFARQESTSGYADSD; encoded by the coding sequence ATGCCTTTTTCCCCTCTCCCTCCCAATTGCCCCCTGTGCCATAGCCCACGGGTCGTCTCCCGCAACTGGGCTCGCAAGACCGCAGGTGCCATTGGCTGCGCCGCTGGCGCCACAGGTGGCTTTGTGGGCGCCCTGCGTGGTGCGCAGATTGGGATTGCCTCGGGCCTGATGACCGGCCCCGCGGGTTCAACCCTCGGTGGCATTGCTGGCGCGGTTTTAGGTGGCTTGGCCGGGACAGCCATTGGCTGCGAAGTCGGCACGTCGGTGGGCAAAACGATCGATACCCGAATGCTGGACAACTTCAAGTGCCTGGAATGCAGGCATGTATTTGCCCGCCAGGAATCGACCTCCGGCTATGCCGATTCCGATTGA
- a CDS encoding DUF932 domain-containing protein, translated as MAHLVETMAYTGQTPWHELGHALPAKQGIDVWAQAAGMDWRIQETPVRYLASSGEPGPSGLSGLYAEPKEFPEQKVLYRSDTQAPLSVVGSRYQVVQPREVLEFYRDLTEVAGYELETAGVLKAGRKFWALARTGKSAALKGKDVVNGYLLLATSCDGTLATVAMPTTVRVVCNNTLTIALRDGVGAVKVPHSTAFDAQAVKRQLGVAVGQWDSFMYRMKTLAERKIKTHEAMNYFLKVICNTDQHSDPTVGLTNERALKKVQMLYEGHGRGAEMQAAKDTAWGLLCAVTEFVDHEKQARSQDNRLDSAWFGQGAVIKQRALDHALQLVA; from the coding sequence ATGGCACATCTCGTAGAAACCATGGCCTATACCGGCCAGACCCCCTGGCATGAACTGGGCCACGCCCTCCCTGCCAAGCAAGGCATCGATGTCTGGGCGCAAGCGGCCGGCATGGATTGGCGCATCCAGGAAACACCGGTGCGTTATCTCGCATCCAGTGGTGAGCCAGGTCCTTCCGGGCTGTCCGGCCTGTATGCCGAGCCCAAGGAGTTTCCCGAGCAGAAGGTGCTGTACCGCAGCGACACCCAAGCCCCTCTGTCGGTGGTGGGCAGCCGCTACCAGGTAGTGCAGCCCCGTGAGGTGCTGGAGTTCTATCGGGATCTGACCGAAGTGGCCGGCTACGAACTGGAGACGGCCGGGGTGCTCAAGGCCGGGCGCAAGTTCTGGGCCCTGGCCCGTACGGGCAAGTCCGCTGCCCTCAAGGGCAAGGATGTGGTCAACGGCTATTTACTGCTGGCCACGTCCTGCGATGGGACGCTCGCCACGGTGGCGATGCCTACGACAGTGCGGGTGGTGTGCAATAACACGCTGACCATTGCGCTGCGCGATGGGGTCGGTGCCGTCAAGGTGCCGCACAGCACGGCTTTCGATGCCCAGGCGGTCAAGCGCCAGCTGGGCGTGGCCGTGGGCCAGTGGGACAGTTTCATGTACCGCATGAAGACGCTGGCGGAGCGCAAGATCAAGACCCATGAGGCGATGAATTATTTCCTCAAGGTGATCTGCAATACGGACCAGCATTCCGATCCCACGGTGGGCCTGACCAATGAGCGGGCCCTCAAGAAGGTACAGATGCTCTACGAGGGCCACGGCAGGGGCGCCGAGATGCAGGCGGCCAAGGATACGGCCTGGGGCCTGCTGTGCGCCGTCACGGAGTTTGTCGACCACGAGAAACAGGCACGAAGCCAGGACAACCGCCTCGACAGTGCCTGGTTCGGCCAGGGAGCGGTGATCAAGCAACGGGCCCTGGACCATGCGTTGCAGTTGGTCGCCTGA
- a CDS encoding inovirus-type Gp2 protein, protein MHNSVVHKNILLEYAKDDDEDHLPGFEGPGMKRALDELIQHLIKHNYKEPFGSNEQNLKKQKYISKFAGALITLVDEVGTQLLQEKDRGAWSCLDINPMIAGIIETTCAFLLKKGSQDGGAENCVLLGMGMPEFMTLNACELQLAQSAFDQLALALRKMLLNKGMRKAVKSYRTNATKRYGQVMRVTRRSWKKFSKILLIRLDWGLRHSIPDLRAKFKDQKDFEDQLMEVTEYRDAMLELLKKRYGSDLAFYFWKIEFGAQRGLHLHWMIGLNGSKHQYRIRTARAIAQMWKSVIDNEKSYVWNVNAIQSTGEPILRVIQYDDPLLWEIVGVYADYLTKVDYFLKLRMPGNMHSFGGTQLRNESCKKRGPKRSKTMTEADIKQVRGPQGGRKVKGDKK, encoded by the coding sequence ATGCATAACTCCGTTGTGCATAAGAACATTCTGTTGGAATACGCGAAAGATGATGATGAAGATCATCTTCCTGGCTTTGAAGGTCCCGGAATGAAGCGTGCCCTTGATGAGTTGATTCAGCATCTCATCAAGCATAACTACAAGGAACCTTTTGGGAGTAATGAGCAAAATCTGAAAAAACAAAAATATATATCGAAGTTTGCTGGTGCCCTTATCACCTTGGTTGATGAGGTTGGCACTCAGCTTCTGCAAGAAAAAGATAGAGGAGCTTGGAGCTGCCTTGATATTAATCCGATGATTGCAGGAATCATCGAGACCACGTGTGCCTTTCTCCTGAAGAAAGGCTCTCAGGATGGAGGTGCCGAGAACTGTGTCTTGCTAGGAATGGGGATGCCAGAGTTTATGACATTGAACGCTTGCGAGTTGCAGTTGGCTCAATCTGCCTTCGATCAGTTGGCACTTGCATTGCGCAAAATGCTTTTGAACAAAGGGATGCGTAAGGCTGTAAAAAGTTATCGTACAAACGCCACTAAGCGCTATGGTCAGGTGATGCGGGTAACCCGCAGATCTTGGAAGAAATTTTCAAAGATTCTGCTGATTCGTCTGGATTGGGGGCTACGACATTCAATTCCTGACTTACGTGCAAAATTTAAAGATCAGAAAGATTTCGAGGATCAATTGATGGAGGTGACAGAATATCGCGATGCCATGCTTGAGCTGCTCAAGAAGCGCTATGGCTCGGATCTGGCCTTTTATTTTTGGAAGATTGAGTTTGGTGCTCAACGTGGCCTGCATCTGCATTGGATGATTGGCCTGAATGGGTCCAAGCATCAGTATCGCATCAGGACAGCTCGTGCCATAGCGCAGATGTGGAAGTCTGTAATCGATAACGAGAAATCCTACGTCTGGAACGTCAACGCCATCCAGTCTACAGGTGAGCCCATATTGCGTGTGATTCAGTACGACGATCCGCTGCTGTGGGAAATCGTAGGTGTCTATGCCGACTACCTGACCAAGGTGGATTACTTCCTCAAGCTGCGTATGCCGGGAAATATGCACAGCTTCGGAGGCACTCAGCTTCGCAATGAATCGTGCAAGAAACGGGGCCCCAAGAGAAGCAAAACGATGACAGAGGCAGATATCAAGCAGGTGCGCGGCCCTCAAGGTGGTCGCAAGGTGAAGGGAGATAAGAAATGA
- a CDS encoding helix-turn-helix transcriptional regulator, with product MCHKPGITCGFACQKAKLSHAPETLDFSNVGELNVGDLSQVRMTRLRVDAMVDFYRYRKLIEKSRLMLESVLVAKQPARKKLVVPLQSGSLQHELIAMNHTPYAPQSKSQMERSFHPVQASQASMSLLAYPQASRTAEVPRTPFCDEEAIQAVATVGNDAMRLNTILRLRQLLKALGISRSTVYLRINPKSKYYDPVFPKPIRLGTKARGWVLSDVNDYIEHLKKKQQAC from the coding sequence ATGTGTCACAAGCCTGGCATCACATGCGGCTTCGCATGCCAAAAAGCGAAGCTTTCGCATGCGCCCGAAACACTCGATTTCTCCAATGTGGGGGAACTAAATGTTGGCGACCTTTCGCAGGTTCGCATGACGAGGTTGCGAGTGGATGCGATGGTTGATTTTTATCGCTATCGCAAATTAATTGAAAAGTCAAGATTGATGCTTGAGTCTGTTCTCGTAGCCAAGCAACCGGCTCGAAAGAAATTGGTCGTTCCGCTGCAATCCGGTTCTCTTCAACACGAGCTGATTGCCATGAACCACACCCCTTACGCACCTCAATCCAAGAGCCAGATGGAGCGTAGCTTCCATCCTGTACAGGCATCCCAGGCAAGCATGTCCTTGCTCGCTTACCCCCAAGCCTCTCGGACTGCGGAAGTCCCCCGTACGCCTTTCTGCGATGAGGAAGCGATCCAGGCCGTTGCCACAGTAGGCAACGATGCCATGCGTCTGAACACCATCCTCCGCCTGCGCCAACTTCTGAAGGCGCTAGGGATTTCTCGCTCCACGGTGTATCTGCGCATTAATCCCAAATCCAAGTATTACGACCCCGTGTTTCCGAAGCCCATTCGTCTTGGCACAAAGGCGAGGGGGTGGGTGCTGTCGGATGTGAATGACTACATCGAGCACTTGAAGAAAAAGCAACAAGCTTGCTGA